The following is a genomic window from Candidatus Nitrosotenuis cloacae.
AGTTGGTCTGGGTTACCGGGGTAGTCGAGTTGGTCTGGGTTACCGGGGTAGTCGAGTTGGTCTGGGTTACCGGGGTAGTCGAGTTGGTCTGGGTTACCGGGGTAGTCGAGTTAACAATGAGAACATTTTCAGAATTGGTGGTATTGACTATTGTTGACAGTGGTACCATTGTACCAACCTGAGTAGTCACATCATCTAATTGGTCCTCAATGGGGGGTGATTCCACTGTTACATCAGTAGAATTGTCGGTCTGCATCTCTTCGGCATGAGCATAATACGACGAAGATATGGACAACGGAGTAATTACCATCGATGAAATTAGAATTAAAACGAAGATGGAGCATAAAATTCTCCTGTAATTTTGAATTGCTATTTTTGGATCTTCAGATCTTACGATGATATAGAAAGCCGCAATGGCAGAAATGAAAAGAATGGTTGGAGTCTGTCGTTTAATCGAGTCGCCAACATTGTACACATCAGCAATGAAATCATTGTACGACGATTGGAATAGAACGGAGTCGAGTACCGGTTGCAGATTTATCCCATTAAGATTATGATTAGTGGAAGCTAATTTGATGAATGAGATTTTGTCAAAGTCATCATCAGAACTTTGAACTGTATTACCAGACAGGTATCCCACTATGTCACTGTATAGTGGCATGGTTGTACTATGAGACGATATGCCAACCATCTGTTCAAATTTGAATTTACGTTGGTTGAAGATTCTTTCAAGTATTGCTTGGTTATGGTTTTGTTTAAGGAGATAGATGTGATTGTCCGATCCGTCGTTATTAGATACCGACACATCTTCTAAGATTACAAGTTTTGTCATATGATCCGAAACGGGTCGTTTGATCAGACTTAGAGTGATCTCTTGTTTTACGATCTGTAGTTTCTTTTCCTCGAGATTTATTGTAAAGTCTTTTGTTAATTTTGCGTCAGATGATCTTTCCGTAAATGTCGGTGGAGCAGACTGTTTGTGGTACGGCGGCATTATGTCGCCGTATGATGAGCTGATCGTTGATGCAACTAAAACGAAGATTAACGATAGTGAAATTATTCTGGAATTTTGCAATTAATTGACCTCTTTAGAATTTGTGTGGCGATCTGCGAAAATGCCAAATTGGACAAAATCAGACGATCCAGCTGCAGCTACGGATGACGGACCATGTCCTGTGTTGACGGGTTTTCTGTCGCACATTGTATGAATAATCATCCCAAAAAATCACATAAGACCTGAGGAATTTTTGAAAAGAAACAGATGCCAACATGGCAGATTATACTTTTAGCGATACCAATCTGGTTGTCAGATTTTTGACGTGGTTTTTCTAGAAATTAATCAAAAATTTGGCAAACAGAAAATAATTTTACAATTTACAAATTCAAAAAAACAGACAATACACGATCGCATCAAAAACTAATTTGATGCACTGTTTTCACTATACCTAGATTGTGTAATTGTGTTTGAAATATTTTTGCATTGCCAGAGCTAAAAATTTTCAGCGTGTTTCTTGCAGATGGAGAAAATAATTTGTGAGTAGCCACTTGTCTTGCAACTTTGTCTGCCGGATCTACAAACTTGACATCTGGAAATATTTTTTGCAGTATCGGAAGTAAAAATGGCAGATGGGTGCTAGACAGTGTGGCAACATCAACATTGTTGTCTCGAAATTTTGTATCAAGTGTGGAGACTATTTGTTTGTCACACAAATTTTGATCAGTAAGAAACTTACCTGACTCCACTAGCTCAACTAGATTACTTGAATCAACAATTGTAATTTTTATTTTGTTTCTACGATGCATCTTGACAAAATTACGTAACGCTGAGCTGTTTGCCACAGAACTTGTAACTAGGAGAGCTATCGAATTTGTTTTTGTGATTTCTTGTGCATCTTCTATCGGTGGTACTACACCCACCAGCGAAGTATCAGATAGAAACATGCTGTTGAATAATAATGACGGAGTGTTTGATCCTATTACAATTAGATCAGGATCAAATTTCTTACGCAGGTATGCAACTGTATTTTTAATTATTTTCTCAAGATCTTTTTGAGATTTTTTTCCGTATGGGAAGTTTTTTTGATCAGCAAAATAGATTATGTCCGACTTTGTGTGCTTTTGAATTGCTTTAATTATTGATAATGATCCGAGTCCGGAATCGAAAACGGCTATTCTGCCCACACCCATTTGACCTCCAGATGCCATTTACATCTTGTCAGTTAAATTTACTCAACTGTTGATTATAATGCACTATATCCATTAAGAATTAAATTCTAAATGGGTGCGCATGACCAGCTTCGAGAAGAATTGGGCACGTCAAGACACGGCAGGTATAACAGAGAAGCTTCGAGACTCTGTTAAGCCACAAGGAGCATTGAAACCAAGAATACAGACAGCAGTCAACAAACTGCAGTTACAAATCTCCAAAATGGATTCAATGCTTAACAAATTGCACGAACGTGACGCTCAACTTTTTAAAAAGATCGTAGCTGCAATGCAACAGCACAACACAAGCGCAAGTAAAGTGTTATCAAACGAACTAGCCGAGATACGCAAAGTCAGCAAGATGCTAGGCAATGCGAGAATGGCACTAGAGCAAGTACAACTCCGTTTGACTACAATTCACGACTTGGGCGACGCAATGGTTGCAATCGGTCCAGCAATGTCCACCATGAAGGGATTGAGATCATCGCTAGGAAGATTCATGCCAGAAGCAGATGCAGAACTAAACGCAATGACTCAGACACTAGGCGGCCTGATGATGGATTCACTCGCAGGAGATGCATTCAACATGAACTCAGACGTCTCAAACGAGGAAACAGACAAGATCTTGCAAGAGGCATCAGCAGTTGCAGAACAGCAAATTGGGGAAAGATTCCCATCCGTACCCTCACCATCAGGACTTTCGTCCCAATCAACCTCTTCAACGTACGAGTAGAGTTTGAAGGCGAAAAGTTCCTTTTTGTTTTCTTAAAGTTTAAAGTTCATTTGCACAGCTACGATGTATGAATTATAACAAAATATTACTTGGTGTGCTGATCGCTTTATTGGTCATATTTGCATCATATTATATCACCAGTCAGAATTTAGCCTCAAAAACTTCCAACACTGATCTAGATATGCAGACAGGTAAGAAAGAGATTCCCGTAGAAGGATCGCTTTTTAGAATATTTGTAGATGAGAAAGATCTGCAAGTAAATCACGAAACCAAAGTCATCACGTATAGTGGAGCCCATTTTGAATTAAAGCCAGAACTGACTGATCTTTACTACAAAATTGGAGTTGTGAATCAGCCTCAGAACAGTGTTGTCGTGTACCCGGTTTTTACCGAGGCTGCATACGGTAAAAACGGATTTTACGATTATTACAGAGGTGAGTGTGACTTGTCCTGCCTACAAGTCGGCATACCCACCAATTTTGATGGAGAGTATTCTTCGAGCAGAGCCGCGTTCAACTCACTACGTCTACTTGGATACGAATACATTTCAGACGTAGATATAGACAGAGATCCAGAAATTCTGAAGAAATATGACAAGGTAATTTTATTGCATAATGAATACGTCACTAGGAAAGAATTTGATGCAATAACACAGCATCCAAAGGTGATCTATCTCTATCCCAATTCACTATATGCCGAAGTTGCTTCTAATTATACAGAAAACACAATCAGTCTGATTCGTGGCCACGGATATCCATCGCCAGAAATAAGAAACGGATTCGATTGGGAATTTGATAATTCACAATTAGAGTATGATAATAGATGTGAAAACTGGGAGTTTTACTACATAGATAACGGTATGATGCTAAACTGCTATCCCGAGTACGTGATATTTCGAGATTCTGCATTGCTAAGCAAGATAAAAGCCTATTAGTTCAGAATGCTCTTTACTTCTGAAAATATCTTGTTCCATTGATACCAGCTCAGTCTCCCAGTCTGTGTATTTTGTCTGCTTGGATGGTAGCTGCAC
Proteins encoded in this region:
- a CDS encoding glutamate racemase, encoding MASGGQMGVGRIAVFDSGLGSLSIIKAIQKHTKSDIIYFADQKNFPYGKKSQKDLEKIIKNTVAYLRKKFDPDLIVIGSNTPSLLFNSMFLSDTSLVGVVPPIEDAQEITKTNSIALLVTSSVANSSALRNFVKMHRRNKIKITIVDSSNLVELVESGKFLTDQNLCDKQIVSTLDTKFRDNNVDVATLSSTHLPFLLPILQKIFPDVKFVDPADKVARQVATHKLFSPSARNTLKIFSSGNAKIFQTQLHNLGIVKTVHQISF
- a CDS encoding Snf7 family protein gives rise to the protein MTSFEKNWARQDTAGITEKLRDSVKPQGALKPRIQTAVNKLQLQISKMDSMLNKLHERDAQLFKKIVAAMQQHNTSASKVLSNELAEIRKVSKMLGNARMALEQVQLRLTTIHDLGDAMVAIGPAMSTMKGLRSSLGRFMPEADAELNAMTQTLGGLMMDSLAGDAFNMNSDVSNEETDKILQEASAVAEQQIGERFPSVPSPSGLSSQSTSSTYE